One window of Abyssisolibacter fermentans genomic DNA carries:
- a CDS encoding helix-hairpin-helix domain-containing protein, protein MFNFTKKEQIVILILVILNISVIGYNVKIKSELKILKNGEIEHEIEIEDGNIEDENVIKEKEMVCVDIGGQVLKPGVYELEKGCRVINAVEIAGGFTDKADRDKVNGSQLLYDEQKIYIYAIGEEIISDDSTKNGIIKKVNINTATKQQLIDNIPGIGESKAESIIEYRSRKKFESVEELININGIKEKTLENISKYIYVQ, encoded by the coding sequence TTGTTTAACTTTACAAAAAAAGAACAAATAGTTATACTAATATTAGTTATATTAAATATTAGTGTTATTGGTTATAATGTTAAAATAAAAAGCGAATTAAAAATTTTGAAAAATGGTGAAATTGAACATGAGATTGAAATTGAAGATGGAAACATAGAAGATGAAAATGTTATAAAAGAAAAAGAAATGGTATGTGTAGATATAGGAGGACAAGTTTTAAAACCAGGTGTATATGAATTAGAAAAAGGATGTAGAGTTATAAACGCAGTTGAAATAGCTGGAGGTTTTACTGATAAAGCAGATAGGGATAAGGTTAATGGTAGTCAATTGTTATATGATGAACAAAAAATATACATATATGCAATTGGTGAAGAAATTATTTCTGATGACTCAACCAAAAATGGTATAATTAAAAAAGTAAATATTAATACAGCTACTAAACAACAATTAATAGATAATATACCGGGTATAGGTGAATCTAAGGCTGAAAGTATAATTGAGTATAGAAGTAGAAAAAAATTTGAAAGTGTTGAAGAACTGATTAATATAAATGGTATAAAAGAAAAAACATTAGAAAACATTAGTAAATATATATATGTACAATGA
- the selB gene encoding selenocysteine-specific translation elongation factor — translation MKNIIIGTAGHIDHGKTTLIRAITGRETDRLVEEKERGITIELGFTYFDLPSGRRAGIIDVPGHEKFIKNMLAGVIGMDIVVLVIAADEGVMPQTKEHLDILNMLGIKKGVVALNKADMVDEEWMELVIEDVRDSLEDTFLEDSPIISVSSIDKTGINELVSIIDDMTEIVEQRDVNETPRLPVDRVFTMTGFGTIVTGTLIEGTVSVGDEVEIYPKGLTSKIRSIQVHGQSNTTAYAGQRVAVNLAGLKKKQIDRGNVISTVGAMKSTMMLDVKITLLKHSTRIIENRTRVRLYIGSSEVMCRVVLIDRETLTPGESCFAQLRLEEEISAKRKDKFIIRFYSPMTTIGGGVVLEANPPKRKRFDDSVIKELHLKEKGDDDEVIEKIIKEKSTEFPSIKKIATLTAIKEDKINSIISKLESNGKILTFRLINDIHVIHVDYYIYLKEAITNYLNTYHEENPLKMGILKEELRSKFLRNIKSNVFDKFISNITSEKLIKLTNDKLSLLNFEVKYSDKQKEIKEEISKYYLENEFSPDKRDQIIDSLRFNKNETNKVFDAMIDGEELIKIKEDIYIHRAAYNKALNKLFEYSSKNETIALSDFRDILNTSRKYAMYLLEYFDEKKITKRKGDFRIIVASNNKIL, via the coding sequence ATGAAGAATATTATAATAGGAACAGCCGGGCATATAGATCATGGGAAAACAACTTTAATAAGGGCTATTACTGGCAGAGAAACTGATAGACTTGTAGAAGAGAAAGAAAGAGGTATTACTATAGAATTAGGCTTTACGTACTTTGATCTGCCTAGCGGTAGAAGGGCTGGGATTATTGATGTTCCGGGGCATGAAAAATTCATCAAAAATATGCTTGCGGGTGTTATAGGTATGGATATAGTAGTATTAGTAATTGCCGCTGACGAAGGTGTTATGCCACAAACAAAAGAACACTTAGATATTTTAAATATGCTTGGTATAAAAAAAGGTGTTGTAGCTTTAAATAAAGCTGATATGGTAGATGAAGAATGGATGGAATTAGTCATAGAGGATGTTAGAGACAGTTTAGAGGATACTTTTTTAGAGGACAGCCCAATTATAAGTGTATCTTCTATTGATAAAACAGGTATAAATGAACTTGTGAGTATTATTGATGATATGACTGAAATTGTGGAGCAAAGAGATGTAAATGAAACGCCTAGGCTGCCTGTAGATAGAGTGTTTACAATGACAGGATTTGGAACAATAGTGACAGGAACACTTATCGAAGGTACTGTTTCTGTAGGAGATGAAGTTGAAATATATCCTAAAGGACTAACTTCAAAAATAAGGTCTATACAAGTTCATGGACAAAGCAATACGACTGCATATGCCGGTCAAAGAGTTGCTGTTAATCTAGCTGGTTTAAAGAAAAAACAGATTGATAGAGGAAATGTAATATCAACAGTTGGTGCTATGAAATCAACTATGATGTTAGATGTTAAAATAACATTATTAAAACATTCTACAAGAATAATTGAAAATAGGACTAGGGTTAGGTTATATATAGGTTCAAGTGAAGTTATGTGTAGAGTTGTATTGATAGACAGAGAAACTTTAACACCGGGAGAATCTTGTTTTGCTCAATTGAGACTGGAAGAAGAAATATCAGCTAAGAGAAAAGATAAATTTATAATCAGGTTTTATTCACCAATGACAACTATCGGAGGTGGAGTAGTTTTAGAAGCTAATCCTCCAAAGCGTAAAAGATTTGATGATAGTGTAATTAAAGAACTACATTTAAAGGAAAAAGGAGATGATGATGAAGTAATAGAAAAAATAATTAAAGAAAAGAGCACAGAATTTCCAAGTATTAAGAAAATTGCTACACTTACAGCAATTAAAGAGGATAAAATAAATAGTATTATATCAAAATTAGAATCAAATGGTAAAATTTTAACATTTAGACTTATAAATGATATTCATGTAATCCACGTAGACTATTATATCTATTTGAAGGAAGCAATAACTAATTATTTAAATACTTACCATGAGGAAAATCCTCTAAAAATGGGGATTTTAAAAGAAGAACTTAGAAGTAAATTTTTAAGAAATATTAAATCAAATGTTTTTGATAAATTTATAAGTAATATTACTAGTGAAAAATTAATTAAACTAACAAATGATAAGCTTTCACTATTAAATTTTGAAGTAAAATATAGTGATAAGCAAAAAGAAATCAAAGAAGAAATAAGTAAATACTATCTTGAAAATGAGTTTTCACCTGACAAAAGAGATCAAATAATAGATTCGTTAAGGTTTAACAAAAATGAAACTAATAAGGTTTTTGATGCTATGATAGATGGGGAAGAACTCATTAAAATTAAAGAAGACATATACATTCATAGAGCGGCTTATAATAAAGCACTTAATAAACTTTTTGAGTATTCAAGCAAAAACGAAACTATTGCCTTATCTGATTTTAGAGATATACTTAATACTTCTAGAAAATATGCTATGTATTTGTTAGAATATTTTGATGAGAAAAAAATTACAAAACGTAAAGGTGATTTTAGGATTATTGTAGCTAGTAACAATAAAATATTATAA
- the selA gene encoding L-seryl-tRNA(Sec) selenium transferase — MTNKKLFNKLPKVDEILKEEGINNILKAVSRNIVLESVREEIDMIRNRIINNNINEEELEKILSNIIDSIIDRVTKKNKNKLQRVINCTGTIIHTNLGRSLISENAANQLLKVASSYSNLEYNLDEGKRGSRYSHIEYIIQKITGAEAAMVVNNNAAAVMLVLSTMAKNKEIIVSRGELVEIGGSFRIPDVMEQSGCKLVDVGTTNKTHPKDYVEAIGEETAALLKVHTSNYRIVGFTESVSLDELVSIGKEHNIPVIEDIGSGVLLDLTKYGLDYEPTVQESIQKGVDIVTFSGDKLLGGPQAGIIVGSKKYINKMKKNPLTRAIRVDKFTIAALETTLKHYLDENEAIEKIPTLRMLTMPINEIIEKAETLKNKLDTIDDYRFSYKIVDVYSQVGGGAMPLERIPSCAIEITSETVSVNKVEKELRKLDTPIIVRMYNDKIYIDLRTVDIQELNIIKNGFLQVFKTL, encoded by the coding sequence ATGACTAACAAAAAGCTATTTAATAAGCTTCCTAAGGTAGATGAAATTTTAAAGGAAGAAGGAATAAATAATATACTGAAAGCTGTTTCAAGGAATATAGTTTTAGAATCAGTAAGAGAAGAAATTGATATGATAAGAAATAGAATAATTAATAATAATATAAACGAAGAAGAGTTAGAAAAAATATTAAGTAATATTATAGACAGTATTATTGATAGGGTAACTAAAAAGAACAAGAATAAGTTACAAAGAGTCATAAACTGTACAGGAACTATAATACACACAAATCTAGGAAGATCATTAATAAGCGAAAATGCGGCTAATCAGCTGTTAAAGGTAGCATCATCATATTCAAATCTTGAATATAATTTAGATGAAGGAAAAAGAGGTTCAAGGTATAGTCACATTGAGTATATTATACAAAAAATAACAGGCGCAGAGGCAGCAATGGTTGTAAATAATAATGCTGCTGCTGTTATGTTAGTACTAAGTACAATGGCAAAGAACAAAGAAATAATAGTATCAAGAGGTGAATTAGTAGAAATCGGTGGGTCTTTTAGGATACCTGATGTTATGGAACAAAGTGGTTGTAAATTAGTTGATGTAGGAACAACAAATAAAACACATCCTAAAGATTATGTGGAGGCTATAGGAGAAGAAACAGCAGCATTACTTAAGGTTCATACAAGTAATTATAGAATTGTAGGTTTTACTGAAAGCGTTTCTTTAGACGAATTGGTTAGCATAGGAAAAGAGCATAATATACCTGTTATTGAGGATATAGGAAGTGGTGTATTATTAGATTTGACAAAGTATGGACTTGACTATGAACCAACAGTACAGGAATCTATACAAAAAGGCGTTGATATTGTTACTTTTAGTGGAGATAAGCTATTAGGCGGACCACAAGCAGGAATTATAGTAGGTTCAAAAAAATATATAAATAAAATGAAAAAGAATCCACTTACAAGAGCTATTAGAGTAGACAAATTTACTATTGCTGCTTTAGAAACAACTTTAAAACATTATTTAGATGAAAATGAAGCAATTGAAAAAATACCAACTTTACGAATGTTGACTATGCCTATAAATGAGATTATAGAAAAAGCAGAGACATTAAAGAATAAACTTGATACTATAGACGATTATAGATTTAGTTATAAGATAGTAGATGTTTATTCCCAGGTTGGTGGAGGAGCAATGCCGCTTGAAAGAATTCCTAGTTGTGCCATAGAAATAACCTCTGAAACAGTAAGTGTGAATAAAGTTGAGAAAGAGCTTAGAAAATTAGATACACCGATTATTGTTAGGATGTATAATGACAAAATATATATAGATTTAAGAACAGTTGATATACAAGAATTAAATATTATCAAAAATGGTTTTTTACAAGTTTTTAAAACACTATAA
- a CDS encoding response regulator transcription factor — protein MGSRILIVDDEPLLVKGLKYSLEQDNYDIDIAYDGKEAFEKGKTGQYDLIILDLMLPVIDGLEVCQKIREISQVPIIMLTAKGEDINKILGLEYGADDYMTKPFNILELKARIKAILRRVNNKDTRIGDQIIQVDDFKINTLGRKVSIRNKEINLTAKEFDLLLLLTTNPGKVFTREELLEVIWGYEYFGDLRTVDVHIRRLREKIEENSSQAEYILTKWGVGYYFRNKS, from the coding sequence ATGGGTAGTAGAATACTAATTGTGGATGATGAACCCTTATTAGTCAAAGGACTAAAGTATAGTTTAGAACAAGATAATTATGATATTGATATTGCATATGATGGAAAAGAAGCTTTTGAAAAAGGAAAAACAGGTCAATATGATCTTATAATATTAGACTTGATGCTTCCAGTAATTGATGGGTTAGAAGTTTGTCAAAAAATTAGAGAAATTTCTCAAGTGCCGATTATAATGCTTACAGCTAAAGGTGAAGATATTAACAAAATACTTGGTTTAGAATACGGCGCTGATGATTACATGACAAAACCTTTTAACATACTTGAATTAAAAGCTCGTATAAAAGCTATATTAAGAAGAGTAAATAATAAAGATACGCGAATAGGTGATCAAATAATTCAAGTTGATGATTTTAAGATTAACACATTAGGAAGGAAAGTTAGTATACGAAATAAAGAGATAAATTTAACAGCAAAGGAATTTGATTTATTATTATTATTAACTACTAATCCAGGTAAAGTATTTACAAGAGAAGAATTATTAGAAGTCATTTGGGGATATGAATATTTCGGTGATTTAAGAACCGTAGATGTGCATATTAGAAGACTGAGAGAAAAGATTGAAGAAAACTCTAGTCAAGCAGAGTATATACTTACCAAATGGGGAGTTGGTTACTATTTTAGGAATAAATCTTAG
- the selD gene encoding selenide, water dikinase SelD — translation MYNERVRELSLKEKRLTELTKSAGUAAKIGPETLAQVLCHIPQNIDDENLLVGIGTSDDAAVYKISNDNAMIQTVDFFTPVVDDPYVFGQIAAANALSDVYAMGGEPKLAMNIICFPNCLPTDIMSEILKGGYDKVKEAGAIVVGGHTIEDDEPKYGLTVTGFVHPDEVLTNANAKIGDYLILTKPLGLGIINTAIKAQMVSDETYNMAVKTMSTLNKFAKDAAMKIGVNSCTDVTGFGFLGHALEMAEGSNVTLKINVKSIPIIEEAKELASMGIIPGGAYSNMGFIGDKVKISDDIPEEISDILYDPQTSGGLLISVEKDKAKELIKELENSPTECKIVGEVCEKSEYRIIVK, via the coding sequence ATGTACAATGAAAGGGTGAGGGAGTTGTCATTAAAAGAAAAAAGATTAACTGAATTAACTAAAAGTGCTGGTTGAGCTGCTAAAATTGGTCCTGAGACCTTGGCACAGGTTCTGTGCCATATACCACAAAATATAGATGATGAAAATTTGTTAGTTGGAATCGGTACGTCAGATGATGCAGCAGTATATAAAATTAGTAATGATAATGCTATGATACAAACAGTAGACTTTTTTACTCCTGTTGTAGATGATCCTTATGTTTTTGGGCAAATAGCTGCGGCTAATGCTTTAAGTGATGTATATGCTATGGGTGGAGAACCTAAATTGGCAATGAACATCATATGCTTTCCAAATTGTTTACCGACTGATATAATGAGTGAAATTTTAAAAGGTGGATATGATAAAGTCAAAGAAGCAGGGGCTATAGTTGTAGGAGGACATACTATTGAGGATGATGAACCTAAATATGGATTAACCGTAACGGGTTTTGTACATCCAGATGAAGTTTTGACAAATGCAAATGCTAAAATAGGGGATTATTTAATACTAACTAAGCCATTGGGTTTAGGTATAATTAATACAGCTATTAAAGCACAAATGGTATCTGATGAAACTTATAATATGGCTGTTAAAACTATGAGTACATTAAATAAGTTTGCCAAAGATGCTGCTATGAAAATAGGAGTAAACAGCTGTACTGATGTTACAGGTTTTGGATTTTTAGGCCATGCTTTAGAAATGGCTGAGGGTAGTAATGTTACTTTAAAAATTAATGTAAAAAGCATACCTATAATTGAAGAAGCAAAGGAACTCGCATCTATGGGAATAATACCAGGGGGTGCATATTCAAATATGGGTTTTATAGGAGATAAAGTTAAAATATCAGATGATATTCCGGAGGAAATATCGGACATATTATATGATCCACAGACTTCAGGAGGGCTTTTGATATCAGTAGAGAAAGATAAAGCTAAAGAGTTAATTAAGGAGCTAGAAAATAGTCCAACAGAATGTAAAATAGTTGGCGAGGTTTGTGAAAAAAGTGAATATAGAATAATCGTAAAATAG